A genome region from Corynebacterium uberis includes the following:
- a CDS encoding DUF3558 family protein, whose amino-acid sequence MNRALTTLFGTLSLVLLSGCMSGDDAAAPQGTTGVAGTASTPKGGMPKSLVAPIVFGSFDAEAPDFQLFKPCEEIPAEVYREIGLGEKQGDNHAIGVSQYCFFRPDPTRGESQVYTVGVDILRRDDAPKGEISVLEGRFHDNVEVHRTIFPDDQDDSCRLSIWTSRGRLEIQRLDGEVVSQDQICADVFEKSYSLIDFIKGE is encoded by the coding sequence ATGAATAGAGCACTGACCACGCTGTTTGGAACGCTGAGCTTAGTACTGCTGTCTGGCTGCATGTCTGGAGACGATGCAGCTGCGCCCCAAGGTACAACCGGTGTGGCTGGTACTGCATCCACCCCGAAGGGGGGTATGCCGAAGAGCCTCGTAGCCCCGATTGTGTTTGGAAGCTTCGACGCGGAGGCCCCAGACTTCCAGCTGTTCAAGCCATGCGAGGAGATCCCTGCCGAGGTGTATCGGGAGATTGGGTTGGGGGAGAAGCAAGGGGATAACCATGCAATTGGGGTAAGTCAGTATTGCTTTTTTCGACCGGACCCAACTCGTGGAGAATCTCAGGTATATACAGTGGGGGTAGATATCTTAAGAAGGGATGATGCGCCTAAGGGTGAAATATCTGTTCTGGAAGGGCGATTTCATGACAACGTTGAAGTCCATCGAACCATTTTTCCCGATGATCAGGATGACTCCTGTAGGTTGAGTATTTGGACTTCGCGTGGACGATTGGAGATCCAGCGTTTGGATGGTGAAGTAGTCAGTCAAGATCAGATCTGTGCCGACGTATTTGAAAAGTCTTACTCATTAATTGATTTTATTAAGGGGGAATAA
- a CDS encoding LacI family DNA-binding transcriptional regulator, translated as MPQKRVTIAQVALAAGVSVTTVSLVLNNKPGSRIAPATAKKIRAAAQELGYLADPTARSLRTGRSRTIAFISDEVTTTRYASALIRGTLDVAAEHDHLVLMAETPFDSPGLPAAIDALAARRVDGFVFALMRSRHVRIPRLPRQTPAVIVNGTATVDDTDWVLPSVLPDELTAGHTAASHLLDAGHRRIALVGRSAELLDPQVSVTITHRLAGIDQALAHAGLTTAFEVEGAAWEPDLGYRAGHQIAEFNAAHPDDPVTAVICANDRIAFGLYHSGLNAPDSMSVVSFDNEELASYLHPGLNSVQIPYLEMGRIAATLILEPTALRSHKNTGDALLVNMPLVTRQSVHPL; from the coding sequence ATGCCGCAGAAACGGGTGACCATCGCCCAGGTAGCACTGGCAGCCGGGGTCTCTGTCACCACGGTGAGCCTGGTGCTCAACAACAAGCCCGGAAGCCGGATCGCCCCGGCGACCGCCAAGAAGATTCGTGCTGCCGCCCAAGAGCTGGGCTACCTTGCTGACCCCACCGCGCGTAGCCTGCGCACCGGCCGCTCCCGCACCATCGCATTCATCTCTGACGAGGTCACCACCACCCGTTACGCCTCCGCGCTCATCCGCGGCACCCTCGACGTTGCCGCCGAGCATGACCATTTGGTCCTCATGGCGGAAACCCCCTTCGACTCCCCCGGCCTGCCAGCTGCCATTGATGCTCTTGCGGCACGCCGCGTCGACGGTTTTGTTTTCGCCCTCATGCGCTCCCGCCACGTCCGTATCCCGCGCCTTCCGCGCCAAACCCCCGCGGTGATTGTCAATGGCACGGCCACCGTCGATGACACCGACTGGGTGCTGCCCAGCGTGCTTCCCGATGAACTCACCGCCGGACACACCGCCGCCAGCCACCTGCTTGACGCCGGCCATCGCCGCATCGCGCTCGTCGGCCGATCCGCCGAATTGCTGGACCCGCAGGTCTCCGTCACCATCACCCACCGCCTTGCCGGCATTGACCAGGCGCTCGCCCACGCGGGCCTGACCACCGCCTTTGAGGTTGAGGGGGCCGCCTGGGAGCCGGATCTGGGCTACCGCGCCGGCCACCAGATTGCCGAGTTCAACGCCGCTCATCCCGACGACCCCGTCACCGCCGTCATCTGCGCAAATGACCGCATTGCCTTCGGCCTGTACCACTCCGGCCTGAATGCCCCAGATTCCATGTCCGTAGTTTCCTTTGACAATGAGGAATTAGCCTCCTACCTGCATCCCGGGCTTAATTCTGTGCAAATTCCCTACCTAGAAATGGGCCGAATTGCCGCGACACTGATCCTGGAGCCCACCGCTTTGCGCAGCCACAAAAACACCGGCGATGCACTACTGGTGAATATGCCCCTGGTCACCCGGCAATCCGTCCACCCCCTCTAA
- a CDS encoding AbgT family transporter produces the protein MRRVGEPIFNGVERIGNALPTPFLLFTYLFLITALASSVMAWAHLTVTVPGSEEETAIKGLFTGEGLVWLTENIGKNYIGFPPLVTVMPILLAVGVAERSGMLSALIRKLFGSARAGALPYAVGLIGVTASIMADAAFVVVPPLAAMVFKAAGRHPVAGLLGGFASVGAGYSTALVPTSLDAMFAGITNAVMETLPGSAATEVNPVSNYYFNIVSAILLGLVAGFLVDKVLEPRMWRQDVPTERQDTQPDTSDLDDLPRVRTDGDAIIAAHGISAHDSGGGELSPQLNATESQALKVSLWATALTGVITLAAVLIPASPWRNEGGGFLPQSPLLNSIVFLCFLFFMVMGVVYGRVVGSIKRFDDFVDMMGEAIKDMIGFLVLAFILGQFVALFSWTNIGTWTAVKGAAGLQAMGLGGLLAILAFIALASCLNLLIISGSAMWTLMAAVFVPMFALIGIEPGFTQAAFRVGDSATQVITPLNPYMIVILGLLRRYEPHAGLGTLMSRLFVFVVPFWLSWVVLLCVWYFLDLPLGPGAGIFIQ, from the coding sequence ATGCGGCGCGTCGGCGAGCCCATCTTCAACGGCGTGGAACGCATAGGCAACGCCTTACCCACCCCATTTCTGCTGTTCACCTACCTCTTCCTCATCACCGCGCTGGCGTCTTCCGTCATGGCGTGGGCGCACCTGACCGTCACCGTGCCGGGCAGTGAGGAAGAAACGGCCATCAAGGGCCTGTTTACGGGCGAGGGGCTGGTGTGGCTGACGGAGAACATCGGCAAGAACTACATCGGTTTCCCGCCGCTGGTCACCGTCATGCCCATCCTGCTGGCCGTGGGCGTGGCGGAACGCTCCGGCATGCTCTCTGCGCTGATTCGTAAGCTCTTCGGCTCCGCGCGCGCCGGGGCGCTGCCCTACGCGGTGGGCCTGATCGGCGTGACCGCCTCCATCATGGCCGACGCCGCCTTCGTGGTGGTGCCGCCCCTGGCCGCCATGGTGTTCAAGGCCGCCGGGCGACACCCCGTCGCCGGCCTGCTCGGCGGGTTCGCCTCCGTGGGCGCCGGATACTCCACCGCCCTGGTGCCCACCTCCCTGGACGCCATGTTCGCCGGCATCACCAACGCCGTGATGGAAACCCTGCCCGGAAGTGCCGCCACCGAGGTCAACCCGGTGAGCAACTACTACTTCAACATCGTCTCCGCCATCCTGCTGGGCCTGGTCGCCGGCTTCTTGGTGGACAAGGTGCTCGAGCCGCGTATGTGGCGCCAGGACGTTCCCACCGAGCGCCAAGACACCCAACCGGACACCTCCGACCTTGACGATCTTCCCCGCGTGCGCACCGACGGCGACGCCATCATCGCCGCCCACGGCATCTCCGCCCACGACTCCGGCGGCGGAGAACTCTCCCCGCAGCTCAACGCCACAGAATCCCAGGCGCTCAAAGTGTCCCTGTGGGCCACGGCACTCACCGGCGTGATCACCCTGGCGGCCGTGCTCATCCCGGCCTCTCCGTGGCGCAACGAGGGCGGCGGATTCCTGCCCCAGTCCCCACTACTCAACTCGATTGTCTTCCTGTGCTTCCTGTTCTTCATGGTCATGGGTGTGGTCTACGGCCGCGTCGTGGGCAGCATCAAGCGTTTCGATGACTTCGTGGACATGATGGGCGAGGCCATCAAGGACATGATCGGATTTCTGGTCCTGGCGTTCATCCTCGGGCAGTTCGTGGCGCTATTCAGCTGGACCAACATTGGTACGTGGACGGCGGTCAAGGGCGCAGCCGGCTTGCAAGCGATGGGCCTGGGCGGCCTGCTGGCCATCCTCGCGTTCATCGCCCTGGCCAGCTGCCTGAACCTGCTCATCATCTCCGGATCAGCCATGTGGACGCTCATGGCCGCGGTCTTCGTGCCCATGTTCGCGCTCATTGGTATCGAGCCCGGCTTCACCCAGGCCGCGTTCCGCGTCGGCGACTCCGCCACCCAAGTGATCACCCCGCTGAACCCGTACATGATTGTCATCCTGGGCCTGCTGCGCCGCTACGAACCCCACGCCGGCCTAGGCACCCTGATGTCCCGGCTCTTCGTCTTCGTGGTGCCGTTCTGGCTCAGCTGGGTAGTCCTGCTGTGCGTCTGGTACTTCCTGGACCTGCCGCTGGGCCCCGGGGCGGGGAT
- a CDS encoding glycoside hydrolase family 32 protein, with protein MTAQDNSNQAVTHAQRLAAAQEGNRRGVEKRNDRWYPRHHIAAPAGWINDPNGLCHFQGRYHVYFQHHPFSDHWGPMHWGHVSSTDMVTWRREPIALAPSLEEDRDGVFSGSAIERSDGTLAVFYTGHRWRNGVNEDDGNLQVQCLATSTDGVTFDKRGVVVDCPEGLKHFRDPKVFAHDGRYYMFFGACSADNRGQVWMYVSDDPTLERWEFDRVVYQDPNPDVFMLECPDMFPLGDHWVIAYCPMGLAPRGHDFRNDHTSGYIVGDWQPGQDFRPLGDFQPSDAGHNFYAPQTFRAPDGRRIQYAWMGSFTHESGPQLGGDGWTGQLTVPRELTLDPDTLRLVAQPIAELTPTRTPVTLPLADAPVADLTCTLQIAGGSAQRAGLTIAGAYLYYDAQTSTLGLDLRTTGAGERGYRALDVADLVEREGCLRLRVIIDHGSIEVYLPDGRSLTSCVFPADGPRPIDFLSEGGEMELADVELGTPVGEIQ; from the coding sequence ATGACCGCCCAGGACAATTCCAATCAGGCAGTGACCCACGCGCAGCGGCTCGCGGCCGCGCAGGAGGGTAACCGACGGGGCGTCGAGAAGCGCAACGATCGCTGGTACCCCCGCCACCACATCGCCGCGCCGGCCGGCTGGATCAATGACCCCAATGGGCTATGCCATTTTCAGGGCCGCTACCACGTGTACTTCCAGCACCACCCGTTTAGCGATCACTGGGGCCCCATGCACTGGGGGCACGTGTCCAGCACGGACATGGTCACGTGGCGCCGCGAACCCATCGCGCTGGCGCCCAGCCTGGAAGAAGACCGCGACGGCGTGTTCTCCGGCTCCGCAATCGAGCGCTCCGACGGCACCCTGGCCGTGTTCTACACCGGGCACCGCTGGCGCAACGGCGTCAACGAGGATGACGGCAACCTCCAAGTCCAATGCCTGGCCACCAGCACCGACGGCGTGACCTTTGACAAACGCGGCGTGGTGGTGGACTGCCCCGAAGGTCTCAAGCACTTCCGCGACCCCAAGGTTTTTGCCCACGACGGCCGCTACTACATGTTCTTCGGCGCCTGCTCGGCCGACAATCGCGGCCAGGTGTGGATGTACGTCTCCGATGACCCCACCCTCGAGCGCTGGGAATTTGACCGCGTGGTCTACCAAGACCCCAACCCGGACGTATTCATGCTCGAATGCCCGGACATGTTCCCGCTGGGTGACCACTGGGTCATCGCCTACTGTCCCATGGGCCTTGCCCCGCGCGGCCATGACTTCCGCAACGACCACACCAGCGGATACATCGTCGGCGACTGGCAGCCCGGGCAGGACTTCCGCCCGCTGGGAGATTTCCAGCCCTCCGACGCCGGGCACAACTTCTACGCCCCGCAAACTTTCCGCGCCCCCGACGGCCGGCGCATCCAATACGCCTGGATGGGCAGCTTCACCCACGAATCCGGCCCCCAACTCGGCGGCGACGGCTGGACCGGACAACTCACCGTCCCCCGCGAACTCACGCTCGACCCGGACACCTTGCGCCTGGTTGCCCAGCCCATCGCCGAGCTGACCCCCACCCGCACGCCCGTCACCCTTCCGCTTGCCGACGCCCCCGTCGCCGACCTCACCTGCACCCTTCAGATCGCAGGCGGCAGCGCCCAGCGCGCCGGGCTGACCATCGCCGGGGCCTACCTCTACTACGACGCCCAAACGTCCACCCTGGGTCTGGACCTGCGCACTACCGGGGCGGGCGAGCGCGGCTACCGCGCCCTCGACGTCGCTGACCTGGTAGAACGCGAGGGGTGCCTGCGGCTGCGGGTGATCATCGATCACGGCAGCATTGAGGTCTACCTGCCCGACGGTCGCAGCCTGACGAGCTGCGTCTTCCCGGCAGATGGGCCACGTCCCATCGACTTCTTGAGCGAAGGCGGCGAGATGGAACTTGCCGATGTGGAACTAGGCACTCCTGTGGGAGAAATACAATAA
- a CDS encoding MFS transporter produces the protein MTAPPQGAKLQALRNPHYLQSSATLLLFFMSWGVWWSFFQIWLTNGESGLGLAGAQVGWIYSVNSVVTLVFMLIYGTMQDRLGTRRTLAICAAIIQALIGPFVMWIYRPLLEHAFALGVIIGSVVLSAGFLAAAGLLEALSERLSRRHNFEYGQARMWGSFGYAVVALGAGFLFNINPMLNFWAGSAFGVAALLVLVAWRTPTSAGSSPAGAAAGPATNDAAPVTDEQSTPGLRDMVALLKMRNLWLIIILVFFTWTFYTVFDQQMFPDFYTSLFESRHRGQEVYGMLNSAQVFLEAAMMGLVPLLMRRIGVRNTLLLGVAVMFLRIGGCAIFSTPVAISCVKMFHALEVPLCILPVFRYFTLHFNPKLSATLYMVGFQIASQLGVALLSPVLGHVRDGIGYQPTFVLISLIVAAAGVYGFFAVKKDDQDVEGDPFVREGKSHATTTKEA, from the coding sequence ATGACCGCACCACCGCAGGGGGCAAAGCTCCAGGCGCTGCGCAACCCCCACTACCTCCAAAGCTCGGCAACCCTCCTGTTGTTCTTCATGTCGTGGGGCGTGTGGTGGTCGTTCTTCCAAATCTGGTTGACCAACGGGGAATCCGGACTGGGGCTAGCCGGCGCGCAAGTGGGCTGGATCTACTCCGTTAACTCCGTGGTCACCCTGGTGTTCATGCTCATCTACGGCACCATGCAAGACCGCCTGGGCACCCGGCGCACCCTGGCCATCTGCGCGGCGATCATCCAAGCGCTGATCGGACCATTTGTCATGTGGATCTACCGGCCGCTGCTCGAGCACGCCTTCGCCCTGGGCGTGATCATCGGCTCCGTGGTGCTCTCTGCCGGGTTCCTCGCCGCGGCCGGACTGCTCGAAGCGCTGTCCGAACGCCTCTCGCGCCGCCACAACTTTGAATACGGCCAAGCCCGCATGTGGGGCTCCTTTGGATATGCGGTGGTAGCCCTCGGCGCCGGGTTCCTGTTCAACATCAACCCCATGCTCAACTTCTGGGCCGGATCCGCCTTCGGTGTGGCCGCCCTGCTGGTGCTGGTCGCCTGGCGTACCCCCACTTCCGCAGGATCAAGCCCCGCAGGCGCCGCAGCTGGCCCAGCTACTAACGACGCCGCCCCCGTCACCGACGAGCAGTCCACCCCAGGGCTGCGCGACATGGTCGCGCTGCTGAAAATGCGCAACCTTTGGCTGATCATCATCCTGGTGTTCTTCACCTGGACCTTCTACACCGTCTTTGACCAGCAGATGTTCCCGGACTTCTACACCAGCCTCTTCGAATCGCGTCACCGCGGCCAAGAGGTCTACGGCATGCTCAACTCCGCCCAGGTGTTCCTTGAGGCCGCAATGATGGGGTTGGTCCCGCTGCTCATGCGGCGCATCGGGGTGCGCAACACCCTGCTGCTGGGCGTGGCGGTGATGTTCCTGCGCATCGGCGGCTGCGCGATCTTCTCCACGCCGGTGGCAATCTCGTGCGTGAAGATGTTCCACGCCCTGGAAGTACCCCTGTGCATCCTGCCGGTCTTCCGCTATTTCACCTTGCACTTCAACCCGAAGCTGTCCGCCACGCTCTACATGGTCGGTTTCCAGATCGCCTCCCAGCTGGGTGTGGCGCTGCTCTCCCCGGTGCTCGGCCACGTGCGCGATGGCATCGGCTACCAGCCCACCTTCGTCCTCATCAGCCTGATCGTCGCCGCGGCTGGCGTCTACGGGTTCTTTGCCGTGAAGAAGGATGACCAGGACGTCGAAGGCGATCCCTTCGTCCGCGAGGGCAAAAGCCACGCAACCACCACCAAGGAGGCCTAA